GACCGCGCCCGTGACCCGTGATGGCGATGGACCATCGGACCGTGGCGTAACCACCACGCGAAGCCCACTTTCGCCCCATGACCGACTGCCACTACGTCTACGTGCTGCGCTGCGGCGACGGGACGCTCTACACCGGCTACACGACCGACGTCGAGCGCCGCCTGCGCGAGCACCGGGCGGGGCGGGGCGCGAAGTACACCCGCGGTCGGGGACCGCTCGAGGTCGTCCACGTGGAGACGCACGGGAGTAAATCCGCGGCGATGTCCCGCGAGTACGAGATCAAACGGTTCTCTCGCGCCCGCAAGGAGCGCCTCGTCGGGTGACCCGTTCCCGTCGCCTCTCGTCCCCTCGAGGCACGGGGCCTGTTGGTTTTTTACTCTCCGCCGTCGCGCCTCACGTATGGAGCACATCTCGTTCGGCACCGACGGCTGGCGGGCGACCCTCGAGACGTTCACCGAGCCCCGCGTCCGGATGGTCGGGCAGGCGGTCGCAGATCACCTCCACGCCGATGGGCGGGAGGGGACCGTCGCCGTCGGCTACGACGCCCGCGACACGTCGCGCGGGTTCGCCGACGCGGTCGCCGAGGTGCTCGCGGACAACGGGTTCGACGTCCTCGTGAGCGAGCGGGACTGCCCGACGCCGGTGCTCGCGTGGACCGTCCGCGACCGCGGTCTCGACGGCGGCCTCGTGATCACCGCGAGCCACAACCCGCCGGAGTACAACGGCGTGAAGTTCCTCCCGAGCGCGGGCGCGCCTGCACTCCCGGACGTGACCGGCGACCTCGAAGCGCGCCTCGCGGAGCCGACGGCACGCCCCGCAGCCGAGCGCGGCACCGTGCGCGAGGACACGTTCACGACCGCCTACTGTCAGCACGCGCTCGCGTTCACCGACAACCCGGACGTCTCGGGTATCCGGATCGCCTACGACGCGATGCACGGGAGCGGCCGCGGCGTCACCGACGACCTCCTCGAAGCCGCCGGCGCGACGGTCGAGTCCCTCCGGACGGAGCGCGACCCGGAGTTCGGCGGCACCCCCCCGGAGCCGACGGCCGAACGGCTCCAGTCGCTCGTCGAGCGGGTCACCGAGGGCGGCGCGGACCTAGGGTTCGCCAACGACGGCGACGCGGACCGCCTGGCGGTCGTCACGCCGGGGCGGGGGTACCTCGATCCGAACCTCCTCTACGCGGTGCTCTACGACTACCTCCTCGAATCCGGCGAGGGACCCGCCGTGCGCACCGTCTCGACGACGTTCGTCGTCGACAAGCTCGCGGCCGCCCACGGCGAGGCGGCCGTGGAGGTGCCCGTCGGATTCAAGTGGGTCGCCGAGGCGATGCGCGAGCACGACGCGCTCGTCGGCGGGGAGGAGTCGGGCGGCTTCGGCATCACCGAGCACCTCCGCAACAAGGACGGCGTCCTCCTGGCGCTCGTGCTCGCCGCCGCGCACGCGGAGCGGCCGCTCGACGAGCGCGCCGACGCAATCGAGGCCGAGTACGGCGAGATCCACCAGGGGCGCACGAGCCTCGACTGTCCCGAAGACCGGAAAGCGGCCGTCCTCGACTCGCTCGACGGGGATCTCCCGGAGACGGTGGCGGGCGTCGACGTCGTCGACGTCGGTACCGAGGACGGGTTCAAGGTCTTCCTGGAGGACGGGACGTGGCTCCTCGTCCGTCCGAGCGGCACGGAGCCGAAGCTCCGCGTCTACGCGGAGGCCACCAGCGCCGAGCGGGTGGAGGAGTTGCTCGCGGCCGGACGCGACCTCGTCGACCCCCGGATCTGAGCACCGTCTCTCCCCTCCCTCTCCGCCCCCCAACTCTGCGAACCTTTTTATCGGAGGGCGGGACCAGCGTCCCCGTGCGCTGACTCCCGCCACGGGTCGTCCTGCGGTTGCGCGGCACAGCGGCCCGTGGAGCGACCGTGCCGCCTGTTCGCCCTTCACGCTTCGCGTTCGCTTTCGCCCGCCTCGTCCTCGCCGCGGACGCCCCACAGCCGGCCGTCGCGCTCCTCGACGGCGAAGCCGAGCGTCTCGTAGAACGGTCGCACCTCCGCTCGGAAGTCGGCGGTCAGCCGCCCGCGGCGCTCGCTCGCCGCCTCGACCAGCGCCGTTCCGATCCCCCGTCCGCGCCGCCGTCGCCGTACGGCCACCGCCTCGACGCGGTCGCCGTCGAGCACGAGCGCGCCGAGCACCCGCTCCGTCTCGGTCGCCCGGCACTCTCG
The Halomarina pelagica DNA segment above includes these coding regions:
- a CDS encoding GNAT family N-acetyltransferase, yielding MNVGVRTARPDDHLAVRRVLDAALLEVGDVATAIDRGEVLVAVEAGRECRATETERVLGALVLDGDRVEAVAVRRRRRGRGIGTALVEAASERRGRLTADFRAEVRPFYETLGFAVEERDGRLWGVRGEDEAGESEREA
- a CDS encoding phosphoglucomutase/phosphomannomutase family protein; amino-acid sequence: MEHISFGTDGWRATLETFTEPRVRMVGQAVADHLHADGREGTVAVGYDARDTSRGFADAVAEVLADNGFDVLVSERDCPTPVLAWTVRDRGLDGGLVITASHNPPEYNGVKFLPSAGAPALPDVTGDLEARLAEPTARPAAERGTVREDTFTTAYCQHALAFTDNPDVSGIRIAYDAMHGSGRGVTDDLLEAAGATVESLRTERDPEFGGTPPEPTAERLQSLVERVTEGGADLGFANDGDADRLAVVTPGRGYLDPNLLYAVLYDYLLESGEGPAVRTVSTTFVVDKLAAAHGEAAVEVPVGFKWVAEAMREHDALVGGEESGGFGITEHLRNKDGVLLALVLAAAHAERPLDERADAIEAEYGEIHQGRTSLDCPEDRKAAVLDSLDGDLPETVAGVDVVDVGTEDGFKVFLEDGTWLLVRPSGTEPKLRVYAEATSAERVEELLAAGRDLVDPRI
- a CDS encoding GIY-YIG nuclease family protein, whose amino-acid sequence is MTDCHYVYVLRCGDGTLYTGYTTDVERRLREHRAGRGAKYTRGRGPLEVVHVETHGSKSAAMSREYEIKRFSRARKERLVG